A stretch of Rhea pennata isolate bPtePen1 chromosome 18, bPtePen1.pri, whole genome shotgun sequence DNA encodes these proteins:
- the DPM2 gene encoding dolichol phosphate-mannose biosynthesis regulatory protein — MATATDRVVGFGLVAFSLVLFVYYTIWIIILPFIDSDHGIHQYFLPREYAVIIPVVAGLLLLLFIGIFVMIVMWKNRKPAKKLD; from the exons ATG GCCACAGCAACAGACCGGGTGGTTGGATTTGGCTTGGTAGCCTTCAGCCTTGTTCTCTTTGTTTATTACACCATCTGGATCATCATACTG ccATTTATCGACAGCGACCATGGGATCCATCAGTACTTCTTGCCCAGGGAGTATGCTGTTATTATCCCTGTGGTAgctgggctcctgctgctgctatttatAG GCATTTTCGTAATGATTGTGATGTGGAAGAACAGGAAACCTGCAAAGAAATTGGACTGA
- the PIP5KL1 gene encoding phosphatidylinositol 4-phosphate 5-kinase-like protein 1, with translation WKLLGVFEIDAEHEFYGLTCRLRAGLGAAAQAAIDHPPAERPGEGDCAAVLKQPHEGFELRTYAAPAFARLRRSLGLPEEEYQASLSSRGPYLQFISNSKSSADFFLTHDKRFFLKTQNKREIRFLLSNLPRYLQHLERYPHSLLVRFLGVHSIILPRQKKKYFIIMQSVFYPDERILERYDIKGCWVNRWAEPAPEGSPAVVVLKDRNFEGKTIALGAQRPWLLRQLELDSRFLEELRVLDYSLLLALQPLHADEKQPPGLALASLVVRAAQSVEQSAAPAREPGARIAAQHRRLLPASRNPLHVLDGPQLRYFVGIVDLFTVYGCRKRLEHLWKSIRYRGQSFSTVCPAEYARRLRRWVETHTL, from the exons TGGAAGCTCCTGGGCGTCTTCGAGATCGACGCCGAGCACGAGTTTTACGGGCTGACCTGCCGGCTGCGagcggggctcggcgcggccgcccAGGCCGCCATCGACCACCCGCCGGCG GAGCGTCCCGGCGAAGGCGACTGCGCGGCGGTGCTCAAGCAGCCCCACGAG ggcTTCGAGCTGCGGACGTACGCGGCGCCGGCGTTCGCCCGCCTCCGGCGCTCGCTGGGGCTGCCCGAGGAGGAGTACCAGGCGTCGCTGAGCTCCCGCGGGCCCTACCTCCAGTTCATCAGCAACTCCAAGAGCTCGGCCGACTTCTTCCTCAC GCACGACAAACGCTTCTTCCTGAAGACGCAGAACAAGCGGGAGATCCGGTTCCTCCTCTCCAACCTGCCCCGGTACCTGCAGCACCTCGAGAGATACCCCCACTCGCTCCTGGTCCGCTTCCTGG GGGTTCACAGCATCATCCTGCCCCGACAGAAGAAG AAATACTTCATCATCATGCAGAGCGTCTTCTACCCCGACGAGAGGATCCTGGAACG GTACGACATCAAGGGCTGCTGGGTGAACCGCTGGGCCGAGCCGGCCCCCGAGGGCAGCCCGGCCGTCGTGGTGCTGAAGGACCGCAACTTCGAGGGCAAAACCATCGCCCTGG GCGCCCAGCGGCCCTGGCTGCTCCGGCAGCTGGAGCTCGACAGCCGCTTCCTGGAGGAGCTGCGGGTGCTCGACtacagcctgctgctggccctgcagccGCTGCACGCCGACGAGAAGCAGCCGCCCGGGCTCGCCCTGGCCAGCCTCGTCGTCCGCGCCGCCCA GTCCGTGGAGCagagcgcggcgccggcgcgggagccgggcgcccGCATCGCCGCCCAGCACCGGCGCCTGCTGCCGGCCAGCAGGAACCCGCTGCACGTGCTGGACGGGCCGCAGCTCCGCTACTTCGTGGGCATCGTCGACCTCTTCACCGTCTACGGCTGCCGCAAGCGGCTCGAGCACCTCTGGAAGAGCATCCGCTACCGGGGCCAGTCCTTCTCCACCGTCTGCCCCGCCGAGTACGCCCGGCGGCTCCGCCGCTGGGTGGAAACGCACACGCTGTGA
- the ST6GALNAC4 gene encoding alpha-N-acetyl-neuraminyl-2,3-beta-galactosyl-1,3-N-acetyl-galactosaminide alpha-2,6-sialyltransferase, whose translation MRTLVQLSLSLASLAAVSVLYVLLCSRACLRMCCLPAGGLASPPHAAPRALAFLGYSRVPDGEPLARAPCRRCALVSSSGQMLGSRLGKAIDGEECVLRMNHAPTAGYEEDVGARSTVRVVSHTSVPLLLRNQPYFFKQSQETIYVVWGPAKKMSREKAGPTYRALLKVVEKYPRLQIYTLTEQKMAYCDDVFQNETGKNRMKSGSFLSTGWFTMILAMELCERIVVFGMVNDTYCREKNRSSVPYHYFEKGRLDECKTYLAHERAPRAGHRFITEKAVFSRWARKRNIVFTHPSWAGG comes from the exons ATGAGGACGCTG GTCCAGCTCTCCCTCAGCCTGGCGTCCCTGGCCGCCGTCTCCGTGCTCTACgtcctgctctgctcccgcGCCTGCCTGCGGATGTGCTGCCTGCCCGCCGGCGGGCTGGCGAGCCCCCCGCacgcggcgccccgcgcgctCGCCTTCCTCGGCTACAGCCGCGTCCCCGACGGCGAG CCGCTGGCCAGAGCGCCGTGCCGCCGCTGCGCCCTCGTCTCCAGCTCGGGGCAGATGCTGGGCTCGCGCCTGGGCAAGGCCATCGACGGCGAGGAGTGCGTGCTGCGCATGAACCACGCGCCCACCGCGGGCTACGAGGAGGACGTGGGGGCGCGCAGCACCGTCCGGGTGGTGTCGCACACCAGCGTCCCGCTGCTCCTGAGGAACCAGCCCTACTTCTTCAAGCAGTCCCAGGAGACCATCTACGTCGTCTGGGGGCCCGCGAAGAAGATGAGCCGGGAGAAGGCGGGCCCGACCTACCGGGCGCTGCTGAAGGTGGTGGAGAAGTATCCCAGGCTGCAGATCTACACGCTCACCGAGCAGAAGATGGCCTACTGCGACGACGTCTTCCAGAACGAGACCGGCAAGAACAG GATGAAATCCGGCTCCTTCCTGAGCACGGGCTGGTTCACCATGATCCTGGCCATGGAGCTGTGCGAGCGGATCGTGGTCTTCGGCATGGTCAACGATACCTACTGCAG GGAGAAGAACCGCTCCAGCGTACCTTACCACTACTTCGAAAAGGGCCGACTGGACGAGTGCAAAACCTACCTGGCCCACGAgcgagccccccgcgccgggcaccGCTTCATCACTGAGAAAGCCGTCTTCTCCCGCTGGGCCAGGAAGAGGAACATCGTCTTCACGCACCCCTCCTGGGCGGGCGGCTag
- the ST6GALNAC6 gene encoding alpha-N-acetylgalactosaminide alpha-2,6-sialyltransferase 6, giving the protein MSGSTGQRAAVLVALFALVTLLIIYSSSSGNEVFRYGPLRGRARRPPNLKKWGVQTGYLPVCGNKTLTSHCHQCVIVTSSSHLLGSRLGPEIDRAECTIRMNDAPTTGYEADVGSKTSFRVVAHSSVYRVLKRPQEFVNKTPETVFIFWGPPAKMQKSLLKIIQRLSVSFPNTTAYVVSPGRMKQFDDLFRGETGKDREKSRSWLSTGWFTMVIAVELCDNVHVYGMVPPNYCSGRPRPRRLPYHYYEPKGPDECTTYLHNERSRRGNHHRFITEKRVFAAWAALYNITFSHPAWA; this is encoded by the exons ATGAGCGGCAGCACG GGCCAGCGCGCCGCCGTCCTCGTGGCCCTCTTCGCCCTGGTCACGCTGCTGATCATCTACAGCTCGAGCAGCGGGAACGAGGTCTTCCGCTACGGCCCGCTGCGGGGCAGGGCCCGCCGGCCCCCCAACCTCAAGAAATGGGGGGTCCAAACCGGGTACCTGCCCGTCTGCGGGAACAAG ACCCTGACTTCCCACTGCCACCAGTGCGTCATCGTCACCAGCTCCAGCCACCTCCTGGGCAGCCGCCTGGGCCCGGAGATCGACCGGGCCGAGTGCACCATCCGCATGAACGATGCCCCCACCACGGGCTACGAGGCGGACGTGGGCAGCAAGACCAGCTTCCGGGTGGTGGCTCACTCCAGCGTCTACCGCGTGCTGAAGAGGCCGCAGGAGTTCGTCAACAAGACCCCGGAGACCGTGTTCATCTTCTGGGGGCCGCCGGCCAAGATGCAGAAGAGCCTGCTGAAGATCATCCAGCGCCTCAGCGTGTCCTTCCCCAACACGACGGCCTACGTCGTCTCCCCGGGGCGCATGAAGCAGTTTGACGACTTGTTCCGGGGAGAGACGGGGAAGGACAG GGAGAAGTCGCGGTCGTGGCTCAGCACCGGCTGGTTCACCATGGTGATCGCGGTGGAGCTCTGCGACAACGTCCACGTGTACGGCATGGTGCCGCCCAACTACTGCAG cgggcggccccggccccggcgcctgcCGTACCACTACTACGAGCCGAAGGGCCCCGACGAGTGCACCACGTACCTGCACAAcgagcggagccgccgcggcaaCCACCACCGCTTCATCACCGAGAAGCGGGTCTTCGCCGCCTGGGCCGCCCTCTACAACATCACCTTCTCGCACCCGGCCTGGGCGTag